From a single Fusobacterium pseudoperiodonticum genomic region:
- a CDS encoding glycerol-3-phosphate responsive antiterminator — protein MKIKSILERNPIIPAIKDNITLEKALNSNSEIVFIILANIVNIKEYCDKLRDKNKIIYVHIDMIDGLNSTNNGIDYIMNTIKPDGILTTKSNVVAHAYKNSISVIQRFFILDTLSYEKALLNIKENKIVAAEIMPGLMPKVIKKLSQKTHIPIITGGLIKEKEDVINAIKAGALSVSTTETSLWEE, from the coding sequence ATGAAAATAAAGAGTATTTTAGAAAGAAATCCTATTATACCTGCAATAAAAGATAATATAACTCTTGAAAAAGCTTTAAATTCTAATAGTGAGATAGTATTTATTATATTGGCTAATATAGTAAATATAAAAGAATATTGTGATAAATTAAGAGATAAAAATAAAATAATATATGTACATATAGATATGATAGATGGATTAAATAGTACAAATAATGGGATAGACTACATAATGAATACAATTAAACCAGATGGAATACTGACTACAAAGTCCAATGTTGTTGCTCATGCTTATAAAAATAGTATAAGTGTAATTCAAAGGTTTTTCATACTAGATACTCTTTCTTACGAGAAAGCTTTATTAAATATAAAAGAAAATAAAATTGTGGCAGCAGAAATTATGCCTGGGCTTATGCCAAAAGTTATAAAGAAGCTTTCACAAAAGACTCATATTCCAATAATTACTGGTGGTTTAATAAAAGAAAAAGAAGATGTAATCAACGCTATCAAAGCAGGAGCTTTATCTGTTTCAACAACAGAAACTAGTCTATGGGAAGAATAA
- a CDS encoding MBL fold metallo-hydrolase encodes MKKLFKILFYLLIIVIVFAISIYLFMKTPVFGALPSGKSLEKVKNSKNYIDGEFRNKEKTELLTDTKKTPIKRLLEFAFEKDPEGTVPKIALPSVKTDLKTLDPNEDLIVWFGHSSLFIQIAGKKILVDPVFSKYASPVPFSNKAFEGTNIYTVDDLPEIDILLITHDHYDHLDYPTVKKLKEKVAKVIVPLGVDAHFLRWDFDEEKIVTVDWDDEVTIDDNLKIYALETRHFSGREFSNRNQSLWVSYLIEEKYNDNLYRLFLSGDGGYSPRFKGFKEKFQNIDLAVMEAGQYNEEWALIHSLPEDIIKEVRDMEVTKLFPIHNSKFKLSKHPWDEPLRKLDDFTINTNIQLLTPMIGEKLYLHKENSFKKWWENLEK; translated from the coding sequence TTGAAAAAATTATTTAAGATATTGTTTTATCTATTGATAATAGTAATAGTTTTTGCTATTTCAATATATTTATTTATGAAAACTCCAGTTTTTGGTGCTTTACCAAGTGGAAAGAGTTTGGAAAAAGTTAAGAATTCAAAAAATTATATTGATGGAGAATTCAGAAATAAAGAAAAAACAGAACTGTTAACAGATACTAAAAAGACACCAATAAAGAGACTTTTAGAATTTGCTTTTGAAAAAGATCCCGAAGGAACAGTTCCTAAAATTGCTTTACCAAGTGTGAAAACTGATTTAAAGACTTTAGACCCCAATGAAGATCTTATAGTATGGTTTGGTCATTCTTCTCTTTTCATTCAAATTGCTGGAAAGAAAATTTTGGTAGATCCAGTTTTCTCAAAATATGCTTCACCTGTACCATTTTCAAATAAGGCTTTTGAAGGAACAAATATCTATACTGTTGATGATTTACCTGAAATAGATATCTTACTTATAACTCATGATCACTATGATCATTTAGATTATCCAACAGTAAAAAAACTAAAGGAGAAAGTAGCTAAGGTAATAGTTCCATTGGGAGTGGATGCTCACTTTTTAAGATGGGACTTTGATGAAGAAAAAATTGTAACTGTTGATTGGGATGATGAAGTCACAATAGATGATAATTTAAAAATATATGCCTTGGAAACAAGACATTTCTCTGGAAGAGAATTTTCTAATAGAAATCAGAGTTTATGGGTTTCTTATTTAATAGAAGAGAAATATAACGATAATCTGTATAGATTATTCTTGAGTGGAGATGGAGGTTATAGCCCAAGATTTAAAGGTTTTAAAGAAAAGTTTCAAAATATTGATTTAGCAGTAATGGAAGCAGGTCAATATAATGAAGAGTGGGCTTTAATACATTCTTTACCTGAGGATATAATAAAAGAAGTTCGAGATATGGAAGTAACAAAACTTTTCCCTATTCATAATAGTAAGTTTAAACTATCTAAACATCCTTGGGATGAGCCGTTAAGGAAATTAGATGATTTTACTATAAACACAAATATACAATTACTTACACCAATGATAGGAGAAAAACTTTATTTACATAAGGAAAATAGTTTTAAAAAATGGTGGGAAAATTTAGAAAAATAA
- the mglB gene encoding galactose/glucose ABC transporter substrate-binding protein MglB gives MKKFGMILGSIILASALVACGEKKEEAKTEAAPAAEKLSIGLTAYKFDDNFIALFRKAFEAEAAAKADTVEVTAIDSQNSVATEKEQIEAVLEKGVKAFAINLVDASAADGIINLLKEKNIPVVFYNRKPSDEAIASYDKLYYVGIDPNAQGIAQGELIEKLWKENPDLDLNKDGVIQYVMLTGEPGHPDAVARTKYSISTLNDHGIKTEELHQDTAMWDTATAKDKMDAWLSGPNGSKIEVVICNNDGMALGAIESMKATGKILPTFGVDALPEALVKIEAGEMAGTVLNDAKGQASATFNMVVNLAAGKEPTEGTDLKLDNKIILIPSIGIDKSNVADFK, from the coding sequence ATGAAAAAATTTGGAATGATATTAGGATCAATTATTCTTGCATCAGCACTAGTGGCTTGTGGAGAAAAGAAAGAAGAAGCAAAGACTGAAGCTGCTCCAGCTGCTGAAAAATTATCAATAGGGTTAACTGCTTATAAGTTTGATGACAACTTTATAGCTCTATTCAGAAAAGCATTTGAAGCAGAAGCTGCTGCTAAAGCAGATACAGTAGAAGTTACTGCTATTGACTCTCAAAACAGTGTTGCAACTGAAAAAGAACAAATCGAAGCAGTTCTTGAAAAAGGAGTTAAAGCATTTGCAATTAACCTAGTTGATGCTTCAGCTGCTGATGGAATTATTAATTTATTAAAAGAAAAAAATATTCCTGTTGTATTCTATAACAGAAAACCTTCTGATGAAGCAATAGCTTCTTATGATAAATTATACTATGTTGGAATTGACCCTAATGCTCAAGGAATAGCACAAGGTGAATTAATAGAAAAGTTATGGAAAGAAAACCCAGATCTTGACTTAAACAAAGATGGAGTTATCCAATATGTAATGTTAACTGGAGAACCTGGACATCCAGATGCAGTTGCTAGAACTAAATATTCTATCTCAACTTTAAATGATCATGGAATAAAAACTGAAGAATTACACCAAGATACAGCAATGTGGGATACAGCTACTGCAAAAGATAAAATGGACGCTTGGTTATCAGGACCTAATGGTTCTAAAATAGAAGTTGTTATTTGTAACAACGATGGAATGGCTTTAGGAGCTATCGAATCAATGAAAGCTACTGGAAAGATTTTACCTACATTTGGTGTAGATGCTCTACCTGAAGCTCTAGTTAAGATAGAAGCTGGAGAAATGGCTGGAACAGTTTTAAATGATGCTAAAGGACAAGCAAGTGCTACATTCAATATGGTAGTTAACCTAGCAGCAGGAAAAGAACCTACTGAAGGAACTGATTTAAAATTAGATAATAAAATTATATTAATTCCAAGTATAGGAATTGATAAATCTAATGTTGCAGACTTCAAATAA
- a CDS encoding pyridoxal phosphate-dependent aminotransferase encodes MLAKRYTGKKLVDNIFTTSKKAKQAIKKYGKENVINATIGSLYDEEEKFAIYNVVEKVYRNLPSEDLYAYSTNVIGEDDYLDEVIKAIFYDDYKEELKDLLYIASVATTGGTGAISNTIKNYMDTGDKVLLPNWMWGTYKNIVIENGGKIETYQLFDENGNFNFEDFRSKVLELAKTQKNVVLILNEPSHNPTGFRMTYEEWVKLMDFFKSIKDTNLIVIRDVAYFEYDDRTEEETKALRKLLIGLPKNVLFMYAFSLSKSLSIYGMRIGAQIAVSSSEEVIQEFKDAISFSCRTTWSNVPKGGMKLFETIMKNPELKADFLKEKQAYIDLLKERADIFLNEAKEVNLDILPYKSGFFVTIPIGETVDKVIEELESQNIFVIKFDKGIRIGICSVPKRKIVGLAKKIKEAIEKSK; translated from the coding sequence ATGTTAGCAAAGAGATACACTGGAAAAAAATTAGTCGACAATATATTTACAACAAGTAAAAAAGCAAAACAAGCTATTAAAAAATATGGTAAGGAAAATGTGATTAATGCAACTATTGGTTCATTATATGACGAAGAAGAAAAATTTGCCATATATAATGTGGTTGAAAAAGTATATAGAAATCTACCTTCTGAAGATTTATATGCCTATTCTACAAATGTAATAGGAGAAGATGATTATCTTGATGAAGTTATAAAGGCTATTTTCTATGATGACTATAAGGAAGAACTAAAGGATTTACTATATATAGCTTCTGTAGCAACTACAGGAGGAACAGGTGCTATATCAAATACAATTAAGAATTATATGGATACTGGAGATAAGGTATTACTTCCAAATTGGATGTGGGGAACATATAAAAATATTGTTATTGAAAATGGTGGGAAAATAGAAACTTATCAATTATTTGATGAGAATGGAAATTTCAACTTTGAAGACTTTAGAAGTAAAGTTTTAGAATTAGCAAAAACACAAAAAAATGTGGTTCTTATACTAAATGAGCCTAGTCATAACCCTACAGGTTTTAGAATGACTTATGAAGAATGGGTAAAGCTTATGGACTTTTTCAAAAGTATAAAAGATACAAACTTAATAGTTATAAGAGATGTGGCATATTTTGAATATGATGATAGAACTGAAGAAGAAACAAAAGCTTTGAGAAAACTATTAATAGGTTTACCTAAAAATGTTCTTTTCATGTATGCATTTAGCTTATCTAAATCTCTATCTATTTATGGAATGAGAATAGGAGCACAAATAGCAGTTTCTTCAAGTGAAGAAGTAATTCAAGAATTTAAAGATGCTATTTCTTTTTCATGCAGAACAACTTGGTCTAATGTTCCAAAGGGTGGAATGAAATTATTTGAAACTATAATGAAAAATCCTGAATTAAAAGCTGATTTCTTAAAAGAAAAACAAGCTTATATAGACTTATTAAAAGAAAGAGCAGATATATTCTTAAATGAAGCTAAAGAAGTTAATTTAGATATATTACCATATAAGAGTGGATTCTTTGTAACTATTCCAATAGGTGAAACAGTTGATAAAGTGATAGAAGAGCTAGAAAGTCAAAATATATTTGTTATCAAATTTGATAAGGGAATAAGAATAGGTATATGTAGTGTTCCAAAGAGAAAAATAGTAGGTCTTGCTAAAAAAATAAAAGAAGCTATTGAAAAATCTAAATAA
- the mglC gene encoding galactose/methyl galactoside ABC transporter permease MglC, which yields MFARNNEGKLDYKKIIIESGLYLVLFCMLIAIIIKEPTFLSLRNFKNILTQSSVRTIIALGVAGLIVTQGTDLSAGRQVGLSAVISGTLLQSMTNVNKAFPKLGEFSIFTTILIVVLVGVIIASINGIVVATLNVHPFIATMGTMTIVYGINSLYYDKAGAAPISGFVDKYSKFAQGYIQIGSYTIPYLIIYAAIATLIMWILWNKTKFGKNVFAVGGNPEAAKVSGVNVVLTLIGIYALSGAYYAFGGFLEAGRIGSATNNLGFMYEMDAIAACVIGGVSFYGGVGRISGVITGVIILTIINYGLTYTGVSPYWQYIIKGIIIVTAVAFDSIKYAKKK from the coding sequence ATGTTTGCAAGAAATAATGAAGGAAAATTAGATTATAAAAAAATTATTATAGAGAGTGGATTATATCTTGTATTATTCTGTATGCTTATTGCAATAATAATAAAAGAACCTACTTTCTTAAGTTTAAGAAACTTTAAAAACATTCTTACTCAATCTTCAGTAAGAACAATTATTGCTCTTGGAGTTGCTGGTCTTATAGTAACACAAGGTACTGACTTATCAGCAGGTAGACAAGTTGGACTTTCTGCTGTAATTTCTGGAACATTATTACAATCAATGACTAATGTAAATAAAGCTTTTCCTAAATTAGGAGAATTCTCAATATTTACTACTATATTAATAGTTGTGCTAGTTGGTGTAATTATAGCAAGTATAAATGGAATAGTTGTAGCAACTTTAAATGTTCACCCATTTATAGCTACTATGGGGACAATGACTATAGTTTATGGTATTAACTCACTTTACTATGATAAAGCAGGAGCTGCTCCAATTTCTGGTTTCGTAGATAAATATAGTAAATTTGCACAAGGTTATATACAAATAGGCTCATATACAATACCATATCTTATTATTTATGCAGCTATTGCAACATTAATTATGTGGATTTTATGGAACAAAACAAAGTTTGGTAAAAATGTATTTGCTGTTGGAGGAAACCCAGAAGCTGCAAAAGTATCAGGAGTAAACGTTGTTTTAACTCTTATAGGAATTTATGCACTATCAGGAGCATATTATGCTTTTGGAGGATTCTTAGAAGCAGGACGTATTGGTTCAGCAACAAATAACTTAGGATTTATGTATGAAATGGATGCCATTGCAGCCTGTGTAATTGGAGGAGTTTCATTCTATGGTGGAGTAGGAAGAATATCAGGAGTTATAACAGGAGTTATAATCTTAACAATTATAAACTATGGACTTACTTATACAGGTGTTAGCCCTTATTGGCAATACATTATAAAAGGTATCATAATTGTTACTGCAGTTGCATTTGACTCTATCAAATATGCTAAGAAAAAATAA
- a CDS encoding L,D-transpeptidase family protein, with the protein MKKKILLFILMIATSLNINAAQATSFAETVNDDKVEVIATYDNEMPQEIKNIYNPKHKGEGVNYFDYVFVTARSANLREKPDPKSKVIGKFTYDVKLKLLEKVRYQGNIWYLVEDTKGNKGYIAGSQTKKRNFRFQMALDKIGDLEYFINKSIDEGATLMSVNTYAPNPSNINPQREKDKYGTSLDQNLLGISKKGERIIIPDRSIVKIIENRGDKALVRALSIPEEVEVSKAKLSTYPSIKKGFRKVIAIDIENQNFMVFEKSKQTNEWELISYVYTKTGIDSQLGYETPKGFFTVPVVKYVMPYTDETGQKQGSAKFAIRFCGGGYLHGTPINVQEEVNKEFFLRQKEFTLGTTTGTRKCVRTSEGHAKFLFDWLVNNPNKDSNEQRLSEDAYFIVF; encoded by the coding sequence ATGAAAAAGAAAATTTTATTATTTATATTAATGATAGCAACATCGCTTAATATAAATGCAGCACAGGCTACTTCATTTGCAGAAACAGTAAATGATGATAAAGTTGAGGTTATTGCTACTTATGATAATGAAATGCCTCAAGAAATTAAAAATATCTATAATCCTAAACATAAAGGTGAAGGAGTTAATTATTTCGACTATGTATTCGTTACAGCGAGAAGTGCAAATTTAAGAGAAAAACCTGATCCAAAATCTAAAGTTATAGGAAAGTTTACTTATGATGTGAAATTAAAACTTCTAGAAAAAGTAAGATATCAAGGAAATATCTGGTATTTAGTTGAAGATACTAAAGGTAATAAAGGTTATATTGCTGGAAGCCAAACTAAGAAAAGAAACTTCAGATTTCAAATGGCTTTAGATAAAATAGGTGATTTAGAATATTTCATAAATAAATCTATAGATGAAGGTGCAACATTAATGAGTGTTAACACTTATGCACCAAATCCAAGTAATATAAATCCACAAAGAGAAAAAGATAAATATGGGACATCTTTAGACCAAAACTTACTAGGAATTAGTAAAAAAGGCGAAAGAATAATAATTCCTGATAGATCTATAGTAAAAATTATAGAAAATAGAGGAGATAAAGCTTTAGTAAGAGCACTTTCAATTCCTGAAGAAGTAGAAGTTTCTAAGGCAAAATTATCTACATATCCTTCAATAAAAAAAGGATTTAGAAAAGTAATAGCAATAGATATAGAAAATCAAAACTTTATGGTATTTGAAAAATCTAAACAAACAAATGAGTGGGAATTAATTAGTTATGTTTATACAAAAACTGGTATAGATAGTCAATTAGGATATGAAACACCAAAAGGTTTCTTTACAGTTCCAGTAGTAAAATATGTAATGCCATATACAGATGAAACAGGACAAAAACAAGGTTCTGCTAAATTTGCTATAAGATTCTGTGGAGGAGGATACTTACATGGAACACCTATCAATGTTCAAGAAGAAGTAAATAAAGAATTTTTCTTAAGACAAAAAGAATTTACACTAGGTACAACAACAGGAACAAGAAAGTGTGTAAGAACTAGTGAAGGACATGCAAAATTCTTATTTGACTGGCTTGTAAATAATCCTAACAAGGATTCTAATGAACAAAGATTATCAGAAGATGCTTACTTTATAGTATTCTAA
- the corA gene encoding magnesium/cobalt transporter CorA, translating into MSNSNRKLGLMPGSVVYTGENPNYNITITVIYYSKDFHKRETFSSTDKIDIDLKFKGNIWINIDGINDVNLIKDIGKMFDIDTLSMEDIANPEQRVKIDDRDTYILIILKMLQMEILTKDVQYEQLSLIIKKNILITFQETPYDPFESIRARLEIASARLRTQDVSYLAYILIDIIVDNYLLILDEVENEIDEIESQLIESADRDDLENILALKQNIAILKKFISPVRELISKLQTRSMLNYFHEDMKYYLGDLNDHGIIVFDTVDMLNNRATELIQLYHSMISNTMNEIMKILAIISTIFMPLSFIVGLYGMNFEYMPELKWHYGYYITLGLMASLVILMIFYFKKKKWF; encoded by the coding sequence TTGTCAAATTCAAATAGGAAGTTAGGGTTAATGCCAGGAAGTGTTGTATATACAGGTGAAAATCCTAATTATAATATAACAATAACAGTTATATATTATTCAAAAGATTTTCATAAAAGAGAGACTTTCTCATCTACAGACAAAATAGATATAGATTTAAAATTTAAAGGAAATATTTGGATAAACATAGATGGAATAAATGATGTAAATTTAATAAAAGATATAGGGAAAATGTTTGACATAGATACTTTATCTATGGAAGATATAGCTAACCCAGAACAACGTGTAAAAATTGATGATAGAGATACTTATATTCTAATAATTTTAAAGATGTTACAGATGGAAATACTCACAAAAGATGTACAATATGAGCAATTATCTTTAATAATAAAAAAGAATATATTGATAACTTTTCAAGAAACACCTTACGATCCTTTTGAATCAATAAGAGCTAGACTAGAAATAGCAAGTGCAAGATTGCGTACTCAAGATGTAAGTTATCTGGCTTATATTCTGATAGATATAATAGTTGATAACTATTTATTAATCTTAGATGAAGTAGAAAATGAGATAGATGAGATTGAAAGTCAATTGATTGAAAGTGCAGATAGAGATGATTTAGAAAATATTTTAGCTTTAAAACAAAATATAGCTATTTTAAAGAAATTTATTTCTCCAGTAAGAGAGTTGATTTCTAAATTACAAACTAGAAGTATGTTAAATTACTTCCATGAGGATATGAAATATTATTTAGGTGACTTAAATGACCATGGTATTATAGTGTTTGATACAGTAGACATGTTAAATAATAGAGCTACAGAGTTGATACAACTCTACCACTCTATGATTAGTAATACTATGAATGAAATTATGAAAATTTTAGCAATAATTTCAACTATATTTATGCCTTTGAGCTTTATAGTTGGACTTTATGGAATGAATTTTGAATATATGCCAGAACTTAAATGGCATTATGGATATTATATAACTTTAGGTCTAATGGCAAGTCTTGTAATTTTAATGATATTTTATTTTAAGAAGAAAAAATGGTTTTAA
- a CDS encoding OmpA family protein produces MKKKIFAVLMLALLATACSSKKVIKNTGVGVDSANKYAIEDTEASKKPLEDIIVFDQEGVTIRREGNNLILSMPELILFDFDKYAVKDGIKPSLATLAKALGENKDIHIKIDGYTDFIGTEAYNLELSVKRARAIKDFLISKGAIGSNISIEGYGEQNPADTNKTEAGRSRNRRVEFIISRG; encoded by the coding sequence ATGAAGAAGAAAATATTTGCTGTGCTTATGCTTGCACTTTTAGCAACTGCATGTAGTAGTAAAAAAGTGATTAAAAATACAGGTGTAGGAGTGGACTCAGCCAACAAATATGCTATAGAAGATACTGAAGCTAGTAAAAAACCTTTAGAAGATATTATAGTATTTGATCAAGAAGGAGTTACAATAAGAAGAGAAGGAAATAATCTAATCTTATCAATGCCAGAATTAATCTTATTTGATTTTGATAAATATGCTGTTAAAGATGGAATAAAACCTTCACTTGCAACATTAGCAAAAGCTTTAGGAGAAAATAAAGATATTCATATTAAAATCGATGGATATACAGATTTCATAGGAACAGAAGCATACAATTTAGAATTATCTGTAAAAAGAGCAAGAGCAATAAAAGACTTTTTAATTTCTAAAGGAGCTATTGGTTCTAATATATCTATAGAAGGTTATGGAGAACAAAACCCAGCTGATACAAACAAAACAGAAGCTGGTAGATCAAGAAATAGAAGAGTTGAATTTATTATATCAAGAGGATAA
- the mglA gene encoding galactose/methyl galactoside ABC transporter ATP-binding protein MglA, with protein sequence MENLKYVLEMENITKEFPGVKALDNVQLKLKPGTVHALMGENGAGKSTLMKCLFGIYEKDNGKILLDGVEVNFKSTKEALENGVSMVHQELNQVLQRNVLDNIWLGRYPMKGFFVDEKKMYEDTINIFKDLDIKVDPRKKVADLPIAERQMIEIAKAVSYKSKVIVMDEPTSSLTEKEVDHLFRIINRLKQSGVAIVYISHKMEEIKMISDEITILRDGKWISTNDVSKISTEQIISMMVGRDLTERFPKKDNTVKEMILEVKNLTALNQPSIQDVSFELYKGEILGIAGLVGSKRTEIVETIFGIRPKEKGEIILNGKTVKNKNPEDAIKNGFALVTEERRSTGIFSMLDIAFNSVISNLDRYKNKFRLLKNKDMEKDTKWIVDSMRVKTPSYTTKIGSLSGGNQQKVIIGRWLLTEPEVLMLDEPTRGIDVLAKFEIYQLMIDLAKKDKGIIMISSEMPELLGVTDRILVMSNGRVAGIVKTSETNQEEIMELSAKYL encoded by the coding sequence ATGGAAAATCTAAAATATGTGCTTGAAATGGAAAATATTACAAAAGAATTTCCTGGAGTAAAAGCTTTAGATAATGTTCAATTAAAATTAAAGCCTGGAACAGTTCATGCTTTAATGGGGGAAAATGGAGCTGGAAAATCTACTTTAATGAAATGCCTTTTTGGTATTTATGAAAAAGATAATGGAAAAATTTTATTAGATGGAGTGGAAGTAAATTTTAAATCCACAAAAGAAGCTTTAGAAAATGGTGTTTCAATGGTTCACCAAGAATTAAATCAAGTTCTTCAAAGAAATGTTCTTGATAATATTTGGCTTGGTAGATATCCAATGAAAGGATTTTTTGTAGATGAAAAAAAGATGTATGAGGATACAATCAATATATTTAAAGATTTAGATATTAAAGTAGATCCTAGAAAAAAAGTTGCTGATTTACCAATTGCAGAAAGACAAATGATAGAAATAGCAAAGGCTGTTTCATATAAGTCTAAAGTAATAGTTATGGATGAACCTACATCTTCACTTACAGAAAAAGAAGTAGATCATTTATTTAGAATCATAAATAGATTAAAACAATCAGGAGTTGCTATAGTTTATATTTCTCATAAAATGGAAGAAATAAAAATGATTTCTGATGAAATAACTATTTTAAGAGATGGTAAATGGATATCAACTAATGATGTTTCTAAAATTTCAACTGAGCAAATTATCAGTATGATGGTTGGTAGAGATTTAACAGAACGTTTTCCTAAAAAAGATAATACAGTTAAGGAAATGATATTAGAAGTTAAAAACTTAACAGCTTTAAATCAACCTTCAATACAAGATGTAAGTTTTGAACTTTATAAGGGAGAAATTTTAGGTATAGCTGGACTTGTTGGATCAAAAAGAACAGAAATAGTTGAAACTATCTTTGGGATAAGACCTAAAGAAAAAGGAGAAATCATTTTAAATGGAAAAACTGTAAAGAATAAAAATCCAGAAGATGCTATAAAAAATGGTTTTGCTCTAGTTACAGAAGAACGTAGAAGTACAGGAATATTCTCAATGTTAGATATAGCATTTAACTCTGTTATTTCTAACTTAGATAGATATAAAAATAAATTTAGACTTCTTAAAAATAAAGATATGGAGAAAGATACAAAATGGATAGTAGATAGTATGAGAGTCAAAACTCCTTCATACACTACAAAGATTGGAAGTCTTTCTGGTGGAAATCAACAAAAAGTAATCATTGGAAGATGGCTACTAACTGAACCAGAAGTTCTTATGCTTGATGAACCTACAAGAGGTATTGACGTTTTAGCAAAATTTGAAATTTATCAATTAATGATAGACCTTGCTAAAAAAGATAAGGGAATTATTATGATTTCTTCTGAAATGCCAGAACTTTTAGGAGTAACAGACAGAATACTGGTTATGAGTAATGGTAGAGTGGCAGGAATTGTTAAAACTTCTGAAACAAATCAAGAAGAAATAATGGAATTATCAGCTAAATATCTATAA
- a CDS encoding ROK family protein, producing MKHYIGIDLGGTNTKIGVVDLEGNLIISKIIKTHSKQKVDKTLERIWETSKELLVKCDIPLFSVLGIGIGIPGPVKEQSIVGFFANFDWEKNMNLKEKMEKLTGIETRIENDANIIAQGEAIFGAAKGKKTSITIAIGTGIGGGIFLNGNLLTGMSGVAGEIGHMKVVKDGKTCGCGQNGCFEAYASASALVKEAKERLKLNEDNLLYKEINGDLEELEAKNIFDAARKGDQFSKDLIEYESDYLALGIGNLLNIFNPECIVISGGISLAGDEILIPVKEKLKKYTLLPALENLEIKTGVLGNEAGVKGAVALFI from the coding sequence ATGAAACATTATATTGGTATTGATTTAGGTGGAACGAATACAAAAATTGGTGTAGTAGACTTAGAGGGTAATTTAATAATTAGTAAAATTATCAAAACTCATTCAAAACAAAAAGTTGATAAAACTTTAGAGAGAATATGGGAAACTAGTAAAGAATTGTTAGTTAAATGTGACATTCCATTATTTTCTGTACTTGGAATAGGAATAGGAATTCCTGGACCTGTAAAAGAACAAAGTATAGTAGGTTTTTTTGCCAATTTTGATTGGGAAAAAAATATGAACTTAAAAGAAAAAATGGAAAAATTAACAGGAATTGAAACAAGAATAGAAAATGATGCCAATATTATTGCTCAAGGAGAAGCAATTTTTGGAGCAGCTAAGGGGAAAAAAACTTCAATAACTATTGCTATAGGAACTGGAATAGGTGGTGGTATCTTTCTAAATGGAAATCTTCTTACCGGTATGTCAGGAGTAGCTGGAGAGATAGGACATATGAAAGTAGTAAAAGATGGTAAAACATGTGGTTGTGGACAAAATGGATGTTTTGAAGCTTATGCTTCAGCAAGTGCACTGGTAAAAGAGGCAAAAGAAAGATTGAAATTAAATGAAGATAACTTATTGTATAAAGAAATTAATGGTGATTTAGAAGAGCTTGAAGCCAAAAATATTTTTGATGCTGCAAGAAAAGGAGATCAATTTTCAAAAGATCTAATAGAATATGAAAGTGATTATTTGGCTTTAGGAATAGGGAATCTTTTAAATATATTCAATCCAGAATGTATAGTAATTAGTGGAGGGATTTCTTTAGCAGGAGATGAAATTTTGATACCTGTTAAAGAAAAATTAAAGAAATATACTCTATTACCAGCTTTAGAAAACTTGGAAATAAAAACAGGAGTGTTAGGAAATGAAGCTGGGGTAAAAGGAGCAGTAGCACTTTTTATTTAA